From the genome of Mycoplasma sp. 1578d:
CAAATTCAACGAGAAAATCAAATCACTCAAATATCAAAACCAATTCAGTTTATAGGTTGTATATAAAGGCATTCAATCATAAATAAAACAAGCAATTATAAAAGCCAAAACAAAGAAAAATCAAATCAACAACTGAAGATTTAAATATAAAATAGTTTTATTTCTTTTTTTAATTAATAATTCGATATTATCAAGTGGTTGAGTGAATAGCGAATTAACAGGAATGTTCTGCTTAATACTAAAATCAATTTTTTCAAAGCTATTTTGAGCATATCACTATCTAACTTTCTTAGTCAAGTAAAAAAGTTAATAATTATATACAGAAGGAAAATAAGAAAATTTAAAAATCCTGAAAAAATAAGTAAATAATCTTGAATTACCATAATTTTGCATCATATCTTTATGATCAAAGACAAAATACGGAGCTTTAAAATTATCAAGATCATAAATATACAGATACATAATTGATTTTGCCTGTTTTCCTAAATGCTCTCTGATAGTATATTCATTCAATATCATGGTTTTGACTTTTTTAGTAAAAATTTGCTTAGTTATAATGATAAAAGGAAGCCCTGTAAAATCATCTTTAGGGAATTTTTGTCTTGCTTCTGCTTTAATTTTTTTAAGGCTCAAATTACTTGCTGTTGATATATTTTTTTCTATTTGTTTACTTTTGAAAATAAATATTATTAAAAAAGGGATTCATCATAAATTAAGCATTGGTAAAAATATAGGAATTAAAAGACTGAGAAAAGCTTCTATACTAGGATAATCTATTTTTATTACAGTTAAGAGACAAATAGATAAAATAAAAATACACAATTGGAATGTTAATTCAAAATATACAATCCTTTTATTCCTTTTTATTTTCTTTATAAAATACAAAATACTTTGTGTAAATTTTTCATCTAATGTTCATTTATTAGCATTAATTTTTAATTTAAGAATTAAAAGATCAATTAAATTGATTAAAAATTTTAATCTAAGAAACAAAGGAAATACTAATTGAAAAGAATAATACATCAAAGAAGCAAAAACAATGGAAATAATATAAATTAAAATTCACTCGGTAGAAAACATATATCAACTTTTTTACCCTAAATTATCTAATTTGGTATCATTTTTAATTGTTCGGATATAAAATCCTTTTTTCTATCATAAACTTTTTGGAGATTTCAAGCTCTTAATTCTGAATCTGTATATTCAATTATTTTATTTAATTTTTTGTTAAAATTTTTTCAAGCCGGCTTATTTTATTTATTGAGCCAATATATCCAAATAATAAGTTTTTCATCTTATTAATATTCCTTTCTTTTTATATTTTTAATTGTATTTTATACAAATCAAAAAGACGAAGATTTTTCGTCTTTTTGATTTAATAATTAATTTATTTTAGAGTCAAAAATATTAATTTTCTTGCCCTAATAATCTGTTCATTTGTTCATAAATATATTCACGCTGCTCAGGTTGTAATTCTAATATATTTAAGTTTTGTTCAGCTCCAGCCACTACAAAATACAACATTTGCAAAGCTTTATCTGGAAAATTTTGAATTATTTCAATAATATCTATTTCAATATCATTCATTTTTATTATTTTAATTTTGTTAAAAGTTTTCTCTTTTTGTTTATGTTCATAGAAAGGAATTAACTTGCTATTATCAAATTTAATATTTTTAATCATTTGCTCAAATAATTCAATCTTGCTCTTAGAAGTATAATCTTTGAATGCAGAAAAATAAAAGAAAGGTAAAGTTGCAGCACCTCCAAAAAGGAAGTAGAATCCACTAGTCTTAACTCTTATATTCTCCAGAGTAAATGGAAATTTCAAGGCCAGAAAGATGGTTATAGACGAAATAAACTGTAAACACACCAAAGCTGTATTGATTATTATAAATCAAACAACTCTTTTATTAATTATATGGATATTATTTTTTACATCTTGATAAGCAATTAAAAACACTTGATTTAGAGATATATCTCCATTTTTAGCATTAAAATTATTAAATCTATTTGAAACCAATTCAAAGATTTTTTTGTGTATTACATTTTTTCTGCTTTTTTTAATTCAAAAAGAAAAATTAACAAATATAAGAATTAATAAGAAAAGACTAATTCCAAAACTAATATACGATCAAATAAACTGAGCATCTGTTATAGGTTCAAAATCTTCTAATACCATAATTAAATTAGCTCATTTAAACCAAACAGAGCTAAATCCTCCCCTAATTGATCAATTTTATAGTCTAACACTTGTGCTTGAGATGCTCACATTAATTGTTTTGCATTGGCAAATGCTTGTTCTATAATAAATGGAGCATTGACGCTGATTGGTCCAGAAAACACAATTAAATTTGGATTGATAAATGCTACACTGGTGGCAATAACTTTGGTTAATGTAAATATTGCATTATCAATAATTTCTTGGGCATAAGTTAAGCCATTGTGATAATCTTGCAAAATTTCTTTAGCACTAGTTTGATAACCTTTTTGTTGAGCTTGCAAAGCCCAGCCACTTCCTGATAAATAGATTTCACTTGCATATGGAGATAAATGAAAAGCAGGTTGAGCTTGCGGTCCTAAAGGTAGTTTAGCGAGTTCTTGAGCTTGAAAATTATATCCAGAAACAATTTTATGATCAATAACTAAACCACCACCAAAACCTGTACTTAGCGTAAAAAACTGAGTATAAGTTCCAACTTTGTTATATCGATAATGAGCTCCAAGACCAGCAGCATTAGCATCGTTTTGAAAAACAATCTTTTCAAGCGATAAATTATTGAGCATATGTTGCTTGACATTCAGATTTGCTCAATTTGGTAAATTTGGAGTTTCTAAAATAATTCCGTTTTGATAATCTGCTGGACCAGGCAAACACAAAGCTAAAGCTTGGATTTTGAATTTTTGAGCAAGAGCAATAATCCTGTTTAATGTCTCAAAAGCATTCTCTGGATTAGTTGCAAATTTATCTTTAAAAATGATTTGATTATTTTCAATTATAGCGAATCTTGTGTTTGTTCCACCAATATCAACCACTGCTTTTTCAAACATATTTCTCCTTAAAATCTAATGAATACCAAATTGTTCTATAAAAATTTCATCTTATTTTATAAATATTAAACCAAGAGATATAAACAGACAAAAATCACAAAATCATGAAATATAACGATTATATTTACTTAGGGCACTTACTTTAATATATATTTTAATTATCTTTTATTTTTGATAATATTTTTCAAGATCTAAAAAATACTTAATATTTTCTTTATATTCAGGGTTGTAAAATTTTTGATTTTTGTCATTAGAATATACAATCAATAAATAATGAACCGCTCTTGCTTTAAGTTTATTACCATTAAATAAACTTGATAAAATGTCTCGATTTAATCAAAAACTTCATCTGGCTTTTAATGTTTTTGAAAAATAAATGTAAGATAATTCTATGTTTTGATCAATTCCTGAGGAATAATAATTTCTGCCTTGACAATTTTTAAATATATCATTGTGATTAAAAACTGTAAAGTTTGTTAATTCTGATTCAATGGCAAATAATTTTGAATCATTATCAATTATCAATGAATTAGCCAATTTTTTAATTTTAATTAATTTCACATTTCTAAAATATATATAAATAACCACAAACGAAACAGAAACAATTCAAGCAGATCAAAAAACCCACCCTGTTACCTTATTTTCGTATTCAAGAAGATTATAAAAATCAGTAATTAATAAAAACAAAAAAAGAAATCCAATCCAAAAAACAGAGGGTAAACTACACATGATTATCTTTTTATTTCCTTTTTGAATTAAAGAGTCAACATCCTTAATTGCTTGATAAAACAACTTATGCACCCTTAAATTGTTTTTTAAAATAAATTTTATTTTCTGCATAACAATATTTATGACGTCATTTTCTGCTCTTCTGACTCAAAAACCTTTAAATAAATATAAAGAAATCAAAAGAAAAACAAAATTAGAAACACACAAAAAAATTATCATTTTGCCTCGTAATATTTCTGGATCATTTTTTGATTATCAAACACAAAATATGGTGCTTTAAAATTATCAAGATCATAAATATAAAGATACATAATCGATTTGGATTGTTTTCCCAAAACCGATTTAATAACTCCCTCATCAATAATTATTGTTTTATTTTTTCTATTAAAGACGGTTTCAGTTGACAAAACAAAAACATTATTTCTAATTA
Proteins encoded in this window:
- a CDS encoding ROK family protein codes for the protein MFEKAVVDIGGTNTRFAIIENNQIIFKDKFATNPENAFETLNRIIALAQKFKIQALALCLPGPADYQNGIILETPNLPNWANLNVKQHMLNNLSLEKIVFQNDANAAGLGAHYRYNKVGTYTQFFTLSTGFGGGLVIDHKIVSGYNFQAQELAKLPLGPQAQPAFHLSPYASEIYLSGSGWALQAQQKGYQTSAKEILQDYHNGLTYAQEIIDNAIFTLTKVIATSVAFINPNLIVFSGPISVNAPFIIEQAFANAKQLMWASQAQVLDYKIDQLGEDLALFGLNELI